From Glycine soja cultivar W05 chromosome 4, ASM419377v2, whole genome shotgun sequence, the proteins below share one genomic window:
- the LOC114410851 gene encoding BURP domain protein RD22-like, with the protein MVLRKLNPKINLHFGTVFKKTQSEDHFPLANGVKKIQTENQLPQTQSEDQPPLWYGVKKTQSEDVPPLWYDVKKTFVAKRCLSQEDETILVANGHQHDIPKADQVFFEERLRPGTKLDAHFKKRENVTPLLPRQIAQHIPLSSAKIKEIVEMLFVNPEPENVKIVEETISMCEVPAITGEERYCATSLESMVDFVTSKLGKNARVISTKAEKESNSQKFSVKDGVKLLAEDKVIVCHPMDYPYVVFMCHEISNTTAHFMPLEGEDGTRVKA; encoded by the coding sequence ATGGTGCTAAGAAAACTCAATCCAAAGATCAACCTCCACTTTGGTACGGTGTTTAAGAAAACCCAATCAGAAGATCACTTTCCCCTTGCCAACGGTGTTAAGAAAATTCAAACTGAAAATCAACTTCCTCAAACTCAATCTGAAGATCAACCTCCTCTTTGGTATGGTGTTAAGAAAACCCAATCAGAAGATGTCCCTCCTCTTTGGTACGATGTTAAGAAAACATTTGTTGCAAAAAGATGTCTTTCACAAGAAGATGAAACGATCCTTGTTGCTAATGGTCATCAACATGACATCCCAAAAGCAGACCaagttttctttgaagaaagaTTAAGGCCTGGCACAAAATTGGATGCTCACttcaagaaaagagaaaatgtaaccCCATTGTTGCCTCGCCAAATTGCACAACATATACCGTTGTCATCAgcaaagataaaagaaatagtTGAGATGCTTTTTGTGAACCCAGAGCCAGAAAATGTTAAGATTGTAGAGGAAACCATTAGTATGTGTGAAGTGCCTGCAATAACTGGAGAAGAAAGATATTGTGCAACTTCATTAGAGTCCATGGTAGATTTTGTCACTTCTAAGCTTGGGAAGAATGCCCGAGTTATTTCTACAAAAGCAGAAAAGGAAAGTAATTCCCAAAAATTTTCGGTGAAAGATGGAGTGAAGTTGTTAGCAGAAGATAAAGTCATTGTTTGTCATCCTATGGATTACCCATATGTTGTGTTTATGTGTCATGAGATATCAAATACTACTGCGCATTTTATGCCTTTGGAGGGAGAAGATGGAACTAGAGTTAAAGCTTAA
- the LOC114410850 gene encoding protein MAIN-LIKE 1-like, translating to MARTRGLGRLIGRDRQDDHDAVDVPERRRPTASARKQRVHQIIADAPDMAEDVPDMTENVPDMAEDAPEMTADVQGDDGSEGSDVDDVEGFPGGPRDPSMLTSFVDHVAHAVWSGHERLDLKLVSHGRKVTLIGRPMPEIEGLVGATGLSPLIDCSVVTGDPRLISAFVERWYSETSIFHLSVGELTITLDDVSSPLHLLITGALHNFHALSAEEAIFLLNELLEVFAEEARAETARSRGAYVRLGWTFFATWGQSGGYAWGVTALVHMYDQLDEASRTTTRQIAGYLTLLQCWIYEHFPSVHQCATDDTYQETSPRASRGLTSKAHMKGIIGAPYRARCDALTITDVSWLPYTEYRGVRAFELISSFQGQLRWGHMVVTARPERISHPFMIPIQAGDQPRDAPAADPEEYMQSPSPQVLVAFDPPPHAVDDYDGYEAITQRLERVLNLRMVTADIELYDIMQDCLTIARGGASADGSVRARQRRRTEH from the exons ATGGctagaacacgaggtttaggtagACTTATAGGCAGAGATAGACAGGATGACCATGATGCAGTTgatgttcccgagaggcgtaggcctactgcaTCAGCCCGTAAGCAACGGGTTCATCAGATAATTGCGGATGCACCTGATATGGCTGAGGATGTTCCTGACATGACTGAGAATGTCCCTGATATGGCTGAGGATGCACCTGAGATGACTGCGGACGTCCAGGGTGATGATGGTTCCGAGGGGTcagatgttgatgatgttgaggGATTCCCAGGTGGGCCACGTGACCCATCAATGCTGACATCATTTGTGGACCATGTTGCACACGCCGTTTGGAGTggacat gagCGTCTTGATTTGAAGTTggtgtcacatgggaggaaggtgacaTTGATTGGGAGGCCAAtgcctgagattgaaggacTGGTTggtgccacaggattaagtccactgatcGATTGTTCAGTTGTTACTGGCGATCCTagacttatatccgcatttgtggagaggtggtaCAGCGAGACCAGCATCTTCCACCTTTCGGTAGGAGAGttgacgatcacattggatgatgtgtcgtcaCCCCTCCATTTGCTTATCACTGGCGCGTTGCACAACTTTCATGCTCTTTCTGCGGAGGAGGCGATATTTTTGTTGAACGAGTTGCTTGAGGTGTTTGCTGAGGAGGCTAGAGCCGAGACAGCACGATCACGTGGGGCATACGTACGGCTGGGATGG ACGTTTTTCGCGACCTGGGGTCAGAGTGGTGGTTATGCTTGGGGAGTTAccgcgctggttcatatgtatgaccagttagatgaggcttcTAGGACCACCACACGACAGATTGCGGGATACCTGACTCTGttacag tgctggatctatgagcactttcCTAGTGTGCATCAGTGCGCCACAGATGATACATACCAGGAGACAtccccacgtgcttcccggGGGCTGACGTCGAAGGCGCATATGAAGGGAATCATAGGAGCTCCGtacagggcacgttgtgatgCTTTGACCATCACAGATGTGTCTTGGTTGCCTTACACTGAGTATCGGGGAGTTAGGGCCTTTGAGCTGATTTCATCATTTCAGGGTCAGCTGAGATGGGGTCATATGGTGGTCACAGCTCGACCGGAGAGG ATATCTCACCCATTCATGATACCGATCCAGGCAGGTGACCAGCCCAGAGATGCACCTGCCGCAGACCCTGAGGAGTACATGCAGTcgcccagcccccaggttctagtggcatttgacccccctccacATGCAGTG GATGATTACGACGGCTATGAGGCGATTACACAGAGGTTGGAacgtgtgctcaaccttaggatggtCACTGCAGACATAGAGTTATATGATATTATGCAGGATTGTCTGACGATCGCCAGAGGGGGAGCTAGTGCTGATGGAAGTGTCAGGGCTCGACAGAGACGGCGCACAGAGCAttga